A genomic region of Meles meles unplaced genomic scaffold, mMelMel3.1 paternal haplotype, whole genome shotgun sequence contains the following coding sequences:
- the LOC123936611 gene encoding olfactory receptor 2L5-like — protein sequence MASNYLSGNKSISLIGCGVQSFFFLTLAFAEALLLTSMAYDCYVAICLPLHYPVHMNKKVCVLMIIGSWTIGSINSCAHTVYALQIPYCQSRAINHFFCDVPAMLTLACMDAWVYEYTVFVSTTLLIVFPFIGIVCSYGRVLFAICRMQSTEGRKKAYSTCSTHLTVVTFYYAPFAYTYLCPRSL from the coding sequence ATGGCTTCcaattatctctctggaaacaagtcTATCTCACTTATTGGTTGTGGGGTTCAGAGCTTCTTCTTCTTGACTTTAGCCTTTGCAGAAGCACTACTCTTGACATCTATGGCCTATGACTGTTATGTGGCCATTTGTCTTCCTCTTCACTATCCTGTTCACATGAACAAAAAAGTCTGTGTGCTAATGATAATAGGATCATGGACAATAGGGTCTATCAACTCCTGTGCTCACACTGTATATGCCCTCCAAATCCCTTATTGCCAATCCAGAGCCATCAACCACTTTTTCTGTGATGTCCCTgccatgttgactctggcctgcatggacGCCTGGGTCTATGAGTACACAGTGTTTGTAAGCACCACACTCTTGATTGTGTTTCCCTTCATTGGCATTGTATGTTCCTATGGCCGGGTTCTCTTTGCCATCTGTCGCATGCAGTCaacagaggggaggaagaaggcttaTTCGACCTGCAGCACCCACCTAACTGTGGTAACTTTCTACTATGCACCCTTTGCTTACACTTATTTATGCCCAAGATCCCTCTGA